The nucleotide window CGATGTGTTATGAGACCGGCGGCACTGTTGATGATTTATTGGTCTATAAACTTGAGGATGAGCATTACCTTCTCGTTGTGAATGCCTCCAATATTGAAAAAGATTTTGAATGGATGCAGGATCATCTTGCAGGCAATGTGACAATCGAGAACTTGTCCGAAGGCATAGCCCAGCTTGCTCTGCAGGGACCCCTTGCTGAGGTAGTCCTTCAAAAGCTTACGGACCATGATCTTAGCTCAATCGGCTTTTTCAAATTCAGTGAGGAAGTTGATCTTAACGGCAAGAAAGCGCTTGTGTCACGAACAGGATATACAGGCGAGGATGGATTTGAAATTTACTGCGATTCAAAGGATGCTGTTAGCCTATGGAAAGAAATCCTTGACGCAGGCAAAGAAGAAGGAGTCATTCCATGCGGGCTTGGTGCCAGGGATACACTCCGCTTTGAAGCGAACCTTGCTCTGTATGGACAGGAACTTTCATCTGAGATCAGTCCGCTTGAAGCTGGAATAGGCTTTGCTGTGAAGCTAAATAAGGAAGCTGATTTCATTGGAAAAGAAGCACTTAAACAACAAAAAGAAAATGAACTGCCTAGAAAGCTTGTCGGCATTGAAATGATCGATCGCGGGATCCCTCGCCATGGATATCCCGTTTACAAAGGGGCTACTCGGATTGGCGAAGTCACGACGGGCACGCAATCACCGACGCTCAAGAAAAATATCGGGCTGGCACTGATTGATGCAAA belongs to Mesobacillus subterraneus and includes:
- the gcvT gene encoding glycine cleavage system aminomethyltransferase GcvT translates to MTELKRTPLFEVYKEYGGKTVDFGGWELPVQFSSIKEEHEAVRTKSGLFDVSHMGEIEVKGSDSLDYLQKMMTNDVSKLKNGGAQYTAMCYETGGTVDDLLVYKLEDEHYLLVVNASNIEKDFEWMQDHLAGNVTIENLSEGIAQLALQGPLAEVVLQKLTDHDLSSIGFFKFSEEVDLNGKKALVSRTGYTGEDGFEIYCDSKDAVSLWKEILDAGKEEGVIPCGLGARDTLRFEANLALYGQELSSEISPLEAGIGFAVKLNKEADFIGKEALKQQKENELPRKLVGIEMIDRGIPRHGYPVYKGATRIGEVTTGTQSPTLKKNIGLALIDAKETELGNEVEVEIRGKRLKAAVSATPFYKR